The Chloroflexota bacterium genomic sequence TGCGATGATGCCACGTTTGCAAACCGCCTGTACCACGCCAGTCAGCGAAGGCATGGTCGTGGTAACCCAAGATGCCGAAGTTGAACACGCCCAACGCGGTGTTTTGGAAGCCTTACTCACCAGCCACCCACTCGATTGTCCAGTTTGCGATAAGGGTGGCGAATGCCCATTGCAAAACTTGACCATGGGTTGGGGGCCAGGCAAAACCCGCTTCGACTACAACGATAAAGTTCACTTCGAAAAGCCAGTGCCACTGGGCGATTTAATTTACCTCGACCGCGAACGCTGTATCTTGTGCGCTCGCTGTGTGCGCTTCCAAGATGAAATCGCTGGCGATCCGGTGCTCGGTTTCTACAATCGTGGCCGCGCTTGGCATATCATCTCGCAATCCGACCCCGAATTTGATAGCAAGTTCTCAGGCAACACTACCGACATCTGTCCGGTGGGCGCGTTGACCTCTGCCGACTTCCGCTTCAAAGCACGGGTTTGGGAATTGCAGCCAATTCCAACGGTTTGTAATCACTGCTCAGTTGGCTGTAATATGACCTTCGATACCCGCTCCAACGAAATCAAACGGGTCATGCCGCGCGAAAACGATGCAGTCAATGAAATTTGGCTGTGTGATCGCGGACGCTTCGGCCATCACTTCACCAGCAGCAAGCAACGCCTGACCACGCCTTTGGTGCGCAAGGCAGGCAAATTGCAAGAAGCCAGCTGGGAAGAAGCTTTGACCTTGGTTGCGCAACAACTTGATGGCATTCGCAGCACGACTGGCGGCAAGGCCATCGGCGGTTTGGCAGGCACATCGTTGTCCAACGAAGATCTCTACGCCTTCCAACGTTTCTTCCGCGAAACGCTTGGCTCAGCCAATCTCGATCATCGCTCAGGCTCAGCTTTAGACTTGCCGCTTGATGATGTTGGCGCACTCTATGGTATTCGTAGTGGCACTGATCTTTCAACGCTTGGCAAAGGCACGGTTGTGCTTGTGTTTGGCGCTGATCCCGAAGAAGAAGCACCAGTTCATTTGTTGCGGATTCGCGGCATCAACACCCGTGGCGGCAGCGTAATTACGCTCAACGGTCGCCCAACCAAACTCGATAGCATCGCCAAGCAAGCCTTGCGCTACAAATATGGTAGCGAAAGCAGCGTTTTGGCCGCATTGCTCAAGCCATTACTCGATAGCACCCCAGCCGATGGCAAACGTGCGACCTTGCGCGGCTTCAACGATTTAGTGGCTTCGCTCAAAGGCTTCAATCTCGATGAAAACGCTAGCGGCATCAGCGCCGACAAGCTCAAAGCGGTCGCCGATTTGATTGGTGCTGCTGAAAACTTGGTGATTTTCTATGGCCGCGATGCCTTGACGGCTGGAGCAAGCGTGCCTGCTGGCTTAGCCAACCTCTTGGTGATGACCCGCAAAGCTGGCGCTGCCAATAGCGGCTTGATCAGCTTGCTCAAAGGCGCGAATGCCCGTGGCGCACTCGATTTGGGTGTGCGGCCTGATCGTGGGCCAAATTATGCAGCCTTGAATAATTCTGGGCTTGATGCCAAACAAATGCTCAGCGCTGCCCGCGATGGCAAACTCAAAGCCTTGTATGTGGCTGGAGTTGATCCCGTTGGCGATAATCCTGCTGCCGCCGACAGCTTGAAGAAGCTTGATTTGTTGGTCGTGCAAGAATTGTTCTTGACCGAAACCGCCAAATTGGCCGATGTGGTCTTGCCAGTCTTGAGCGTGGCTGAACGCGAAGGTACCTATACCAACGCCGAACGCCGCGTCCAACGCTTCCGCCAAGCAATTCGCCCAACCCTGAATGCTCGCCCCGATTGGCAAATTTTGCAAGCCCTGGCCAATCAATTGGTCTCCGATGCGGTGTTGAATGTGGCTGGTGGCGAGAAGAGCCGCAAGCAAGCCCGCCGCGAAGAAGATAAAGCGCGGGTGCGTACCGAATGGAATTACGCTTCACCAGCCGAAATTCTGATGGATATTCAAACCAATGTGCCAAGCTACAAAGGTGTGAGCTATGCCTCGATGCAAGGCCCAACTGGCCAATGGGGTCGCCAAGCCAACGAAAATTACTACTTCGATGGCACTTCCTACCAAAATACTGGTGGGTTGGGCGTGCAATTGCCAGCGGCAGTTGAAACCAGCACAACCCTGAGCTTGCAGTCATTCAGCATCAATACCCCAGCTAGCGTTGCCGACCGCCCATGGACGTTGGTTGGCGCAACCTTCTTGTATGATGATGCTGGCTTGATGACCGACACCAACCTGTTGAGCAGCCGCAAAGCTAAGGCCGTGGCAGCGCTCAACCCCGTTGATGCCGACAAGCTTGGGGTCAAAAATGGCGAGCGGATCACCGTTAGCTCAGGCCGTGGCAGCCTCAGTTTGCCAGTTCACCGTACCAAACTTGCGCCCGAAGGCGTGGTAGTCGTACCTGTTGGGGTTAATAATGTCGGCTTGGTCAGCGTCGTCGAAGGTGGCGCAACGCCAGTAGCCATTCGACGGGAGGCCTAAGCCATGCAAGATCGCTCAGTATGGGTGATGATTATCCACGCGGTGGTATTGGCATTTGCGGCTCTGACCAGCTTTGCCTATCTCACTTTGATGGAACGCAAAGTCTTAGCCAAGTTGCAACATCGGGTCGGCCCTAACCAGGCTGGCCCCAATGGCTACTTGCAACCATTGGCTGATGCTGTCAAGTTGATGTTCAAAGAAGATATTATGCCGTCGCTGGCCGATAAGTGGGTCTTTATTATTGCCCCAATTTTGGCCACGATTCCAGCAATTGTGATCTTTGCGGTGATTCCGCTTGGCCCCGATTTGGTGGTTTTCGGCGAACGGATTCCTTTGGCATTCGCTAGTTTGAACATTGGCTTGCTCTATTTCTTGGCGGTAACTTCAATCGGCGTGTATGGGATTACCCTCGCTGGTTGGGCATCGAATAACAAATATTCGATGCTTGGTGGGGTACGTTCAGCTGCCCAGATGATCAGCTATGAATTGGCCTTTGGGCTTTCGGTGCTGGTTCCGGTGATGTTGACCGCCTCGCGCTCAGCCGATGGCCTTGGCTCGCTCGATTTGGTTCAAATGGTCAATGCGCAGGCTGGTACATGGTTGGGCTTTATTCCCAAGTGGTTTGTCTTTACCCCAACCGGCTTTATCGCCTTCTTCTTGTTCTTGATTGCGGCCACCGCTGAAGTGACCCGCGCTCCCTTCGACTTGGTTGAAGCTGAACAAGAGTTGGTTGGTGGGTATGCCACCGAATATAGCTCGATGAAGTTTGCACTGTTCTTCATGGCCGAATATATGAAATTGATCGCCATGAGCGGCTTTGCAGCGACGATGTTCCTCGGTGGTTGGCGCTTGCCCTACCTCGAAGACATTACGGGCAACTGGGGCGCATTGGTTGGCTTCTTGGTGATCGCCGCCAAAATCTTCTTCTTCTTGTTCTTGTCGATCTGGGTTCGCGCTAGCTTACCACGGATTCGCTACGACAAACTGATGGATTTTGGTTGGAAGCGCTTGTTGCCAGTTTCCTTGGCAACGGTTGCCGCAACCGCTGTGATTATCGTCTTGACCAACCCACTCTAAGCACAACGTTTCGTTTCAAGCACTGGTGTAGCAATTACACCAGTGTTTTTTTGTGCTCTGCAAGATTTTAGCCTGCTCAAGGCTCATTGCACCTACATTTTAGATTTCAGGAGAATGGCGATGCTTTTACGTCAAACAGCGCGGCTTCAATTGCATGTGCTCGAAGAATACGATGCCCAACGTGTATTGAAGTTTTATCAGGCGAATGCCGAATTTCGCCAACCTTGGTCGCCAACAATGGATGCGAGTTTTCTGACGCTTGAAGGCCAACGCGAACGCCTACGCAGCGATCGGATTGGCCGCGATCGTGAGCAAGGCCTTGCGTTATGGTTGACCGAAATCGATCAACCTGAGCTAGTTGGCATGGTGGCCTTGCGTAATATTGTGCGTGGGGCGTTTTGGTCGTGCCATCTTGGCTACGAAGTTCATAACGCCTATGCCAAACGTGGCTATATCAGCGAGGCCTTGCAGGCTGTTGTGGAATATGCGTTTGTGGATTTACGTCTGCACCGCATCGAAGCCAACATTATGCCGCGCAACCAACGCTCGATTGGGGTAGTCGGAAAATTAGGCTTTGAGCACGAAGGCCTCGCTCGTAAATATCTCAAAATCAATGGTACGTGGGAAGATCATATCCATTATGTGCTTTTGAATGCGGCAGTTGAGTAAGGATGAAGGATGAGGGATGAATTATGAAGGATGAAATCTAACTTTCGTGCTCTTCGTGTTCTTCGTAGTTAAATTTCATTCTCCAAACGTTATCCTAATTTTAGCCACAAATTACACGAATTACACGAACCAAACCCCAATAGCCCATAGCCTAGAGTCTTATCAAACTTCGTGTTCTTCGTGGTTAAATTTCATCCCTCATCCTTCATAATTCATCCTTCGCTCAAGACTTTGGCATAATACGCGCCCCAATTGGGCTGACGGCCATCAACATCGAAGAACCCATATTCTTCCATCAAGGTCCAAGAAGCCCAGGTTTTACCAGCTTTTTGGGCAACGTTGGGGTCGCTTGCCAAAGCTACAATCGCCCGACCCAGATAATAAGGCGTTTCTGATTCGCTATAGTGAGGATCTTGAGCAATGGCATCACGCCAGTTTTCCTCGCTGACCCCAAAATGATCAAGCATTTCTTCAGAGCGTAAAAAGCCTGGAGTTACTGCTAAGGCCGTTACACCATGGTCTTTCAAATCTTCGTGCATGCCAACTGCGATCCGCATAACGCTGGTTTTGATTAAATCGTAGATGCTATGGCCGCGATAATTCAGCGTATCGCCATCAGTTACTTCGATAATCAAGCCCTGACCACGGGCAACCATCAGTGGCGCGGCATAAAATGAGGTAATTAAGTGGGTATCGATTGAGTTATGTAAGAGGTTTAGATTTGTGTGAATATCGCCTTGCCAAAACTTCTGCTCCCAAACCAAGGCATGTTGACCACCCCAAATATCATTCACCACAAGATCGAGTTGACCTGATTGCTCAGTGTTGATTCGCTCGATTAATGCGGCAACTTGGGCAGGGTCACTATGATCAACTTGGATGGCAATGCCCTGACCGCCAGCCGCCGTCACCATTTCCGCAGTATCGTCGATTGTTTCCGCCCGATTGATTGGCGAACGCTGATTGCGGGTAGTACGGCCTGTGCAATAGACGGTTGCGCCAGCCTCGCCCAAACTTACCGCGATGCCACGGCCACAACCACGCGTTGCCCCAGCCACCAAGGCCACTTTTCCAGCTAAAGGTTTGGTTGTCATCAAGCTGATCCTCCTAAAACAACAATCGCACGAACGCAGAGTGTAATGCATAGAGCACAATCACTCAACGGTCGTGCGACCGATGTTTGAGCCTGATCAACTGAACAGGTGGGCAGTTTCGCTAAAACGTCGAGCGCTAAACAAGGCGGCAGGTGTGCCAGCTAACTCGGCTAGCAGTTCATCGGCGGCAACCAAGCCTAATCCAAGCCCATGGCCGCTAAACCCCACCGCAAAGGCAATCCGGTCATCGCGACGTAATCGTCCAACCAAGGGTCGATGATCGGGTGCAAAGCCCATTGTGCCAGCCCAACGCCGCTCAATCGGCGTATTGGTAGCCTCAGGGAAGTGGCGCTGCAAAAAGCCATCAAGCAAATCTTGGATCAACGGTGTTGTGCAATCGGCAAAGGTTTGCTCTTCGGCAACCGCGCGATTGCGAAAACCGCCCAGCACCAAATTGCCAGCAGGCGTTTGCTGAAAATAGGTAAAACCATAATCGCAATAGCAGGCTTGGCTCAAAATTAACTCGATTGGGGCGGTTGCCAACAACTGGCCACGAGCTGGAATCACCAACTGGCTAAATTCAGGCAACAGCAGGCCTGTCCAAGCGTTGGTGGCCACTAAAACCCGTTGAGCTAGCCAATTGCCAGTCCGTGCTCGTACCAACACGCCATCAGCGGTTGATTCGAGCGCGTAAACCTCGCTAGCTTCATAGAGCTGTGCGCCGCTTTCGCGTAGGAGCGCCGCAGTTAACAAGGCGGCTTGAATCGCACCATCATCGGGGTTGTGCAACGCGCCCCAAAAACCACGCTTGGTTGGATCTTCGGCGTGCCATTCGGTGCTAAAACCATCTTCATGCATCAAGGCTGCCGAATTGGCAAGCTCGGCATGTTCTTGCTCGCTATAGGCAAAAATTAACGAACCACAACGCCGTACCGGCGAGCCAAGCTTGGTCGCCCATTCGATCATCAACTCACGATTACGAATTGTTGTGCGCCACAAACTTTGGGCTAAATCGCGGCCATATTCAGCGCAAGCCGCCTGATACGAATTGGCAATGCCAGTTAGCAACAAACCACCATTGCGCCCCGAAGCGCCGCCAGCAACGTGACGAGCATCGAGCACAACGTCGGCTTGGCTTTGGAGCGCTAAGTACGAGCCAATCAAGCCCGCACCAATCACCAAGGTTTGTACAAGCTTGGGCTGGGCTGTTGGCTCAGGGGTTTGCCACAGCCCAACGCTCATACTTTGCCCAGCACTTCCTTGATAATTTGCTCCAAGCGATCAAGCGAGAAGGGCTTGGTCAGGAAGTAATCAACGCCAGCAGTCCGGGCAGTTCGCTCGACCTCAGGAGTTGCATAAGCCGTGATAATGATCACCTTCGTGTCAACATAATCTTGCTTGACCACTTGGGTTAGCTGAGTTCCAGTCATACCTGGCATGTTATGGTCGGTGATCAATAAAGGGCATGAGCGTTCAGTCAGCACCCCAAGCGCATCTTGGGCACTATTGACGGTGACGATATCGTAGCCACCAGTCAAATCGCGCATAATCCGATGCAAAATGATCAAGATATCAGGTTCGTCTTCAACCAAAATAATAGCGGGGTTGCGAACAGCATTCGTCATCGTCGCCTCCACAAAGGTACCTCTAAGCGAGCGTAATTAAACTTTTTTCAGGTGCAAACGTGCGCCATAAAAACAGATGCAGTATAACGGATAGCGCGATCTTAGGCAATGCACGAAACTAGTACTTAGCTTGCGCTTGGCTGGCGTACTAGGGTAGCAATTAAGCCCGGGAGATCACTACTGAATTTGGAATTTGCCACCACTTTATCACAACCAGCCTCACGGGCGGCTTTTTGGCGCTCGACATCAACATGTGAGCCAAAAGCCAGCACTGGCAAGTTGGGGTCTAAGGCCTTAGCGGCTTGCACTAGCGCACTGGTCGCCGTGGTTTCACCGCGCAGATCAACAATCAGCAAAGCCAAATCTGGCGCTAAAGCTTGTTGGGCAGCGGCCAAACTATCAGCAACCAAGGCCTGATAGCCCAGTTGTTGCAGTACATCGCGCACGCGCACCCCGAACATTAAATCTGGCACATAAGCCACGATTGTTGACATAAGAATATTTCCTTATTCTAGTGAGCTTTTTTGCAGAGTTCGTTTGGCGATATAATTTGCTGCCAAAGCCGCGCCCAGCGTTGCCACACATTGGGTAATCAACATCGCCAGAGTAAAGCTATTTTGCTCTAGCGGCGAATCAAACAGCATCAGCAAGCCCCAACCGCCAACCAACGCGCCCGCCGGCGTGGGGTTTTCCAACGATAGCCGACCAGCCACGCCACCGCCAATGGTGGTCATCAAGGCCGGCAAGATCAGCGCCACCACAATATGCAACGGATTATTCAATTGAATATCGCTGATAGTGCTAATATCAAGCGCAGCATAGCCAAGCGGCACAATCAGCATGGTCAAGAAATAATCAACCATCCAACCAGCAGCGCTGGCCCAAATCATGCGAAACGTCCGCATGGCATCCAATCCTCACAACATAAAATCCAGTAGCTATCAAACGTCGCTGATGCTTGATAGGTTGCACTAAGTATACGCTTAAACGCCAACAGGGACGAGCCAAAGCCCATCCCTGTTGCTTGAAGCTTCACAACGAATTTAGTCTTCTTGTGAATCGCGCAAGGTGCGGCGAATTGCATCGCGGCGGGCGCGTGATTCACGATTTTCAAATCCGTCTTCTTCTTCTTGTTCAGGCTTTTCGTAGCGACGGCGAGCTGAACGGCGATCATCGTGGCCTGAACCAAACTTCGACAACAAGTCGTCGAGGGTTGCATTACCACCAAAATCTTCTTCTTCAGTTCCACCAACGCTATAGATTTCGGGTTCGCGGGCTGGGCGTTCGCGGCGTTCGTTGCGGCGGCCACCACCAGCGTTGCCACCAGGGTTACCACCACCAACAGCGCGGCGTTCTTCGCGTGGGCGTTCTTCGCGGCTTGCTGGGTTTGTCCAGTCGCGATCCAAGCGTGATGAACCACTGGTTGAGATGGGGGTGGTTGGAGCTTCTTCAACCCGCATGGTCAAGCTGATCCGTTTTGAATCGGGATCGACTTCCAACACGCGAACTTTAACTGGATCGCCAACTTTAACCACATCGTCAACTTTGCCAACCCGACCTTCGGAAAGCTCTGAGATGTGAACCAAACCATCGCGGCCAACGCCAAGGTCAACGAATGCGCCGAAAGGAGCAATCCCGCTGACTTTGCCATCGAGCACGGTGCCTGGAGCGATCACATCTAAGTTAACTTCGCGGCGGCGTGGGGCTTTTGGCCGTTCTTGGAAATCTTCCTTGGCGCGGCGCAAGCTCAAGCTAATGCGTTGAGCGCCAGTGTCAACTTCCAACACGCGGAAGGTATAGCTTTGGCCAACGGTGACAGCATCTTCAGCTTTTTCCACGCGGTTTTCTGAAAGCTCAGAAATGTGAACCAAGCCATCTTTGCCAACACCGATGTCAACGAACACGCCGAATGGCGCGATGCCGTTAACCGTACCATCAACCAAATCACCTGGCTTCAATTCGCCCAATTTGTCGTTGTTGACTTCAGGGCGTTTGGGAGCGCGGCGGCGGCCTTCTGAACGAGGCGAGCGCATTGTCAAGCTGATACGGCGAGCATCTGGATCAACACTCTTGACGCGAACTTTGACAATATCACCAATTTGTACAACATCGGTTGGTGATTCGATGCGTTGGTCGCTCATTTCTGAGATGTGAACCAAGCCATCGCGGCCAACACCGATGTCAACAAACACACCGTACAAGGCGGTGCTGGTGACCTTACCATCAAGCTCCATCCCAGCATGCAAGTCGGCCAAACGACGTGGCGTAGTGCCATCTTCGTCGCCGCTTGGTTCAAAGGTTGCGCCAGCTTCTTCGGTAGCTTCATCATCGCCACCTAAGCCAACTCGCTCTTTGACTTCAGCCAAGACTTCGCTCGCTTTTTCGCGGGCTTCAGCCAATGCTTCGCCAATTTCTTCCTTCACTTCGGCCAATTCTTCCTTCACTTCGGCGACTACTTCGCGGGCTTTGTCGGCCAGCTTTTGCAATACGCCCTCTTCTTGTTCCTCTCCACCGTTAGTCGCGCTGACATTTTGCGCTTCGTCCGTCATTCGAGCAGCCTCCATAGCAGATCACATGCGTTTCCAACCCAATACCGCAGCCTTCGCGACCTTGTTGTTGCCATGTTGGGTGGCATAGCAACGCAAGATCGTGCCATCAAATCCAACTAATGGTGCTTCAGCTCAATGATTGTGGGGAAACGCTGCATTCACAATCATCAGAGTAAAGACCAAAATGTATCGTCGAGCTACACGCACTAAATATTAATACGTGATAATTCTTGGTGTGAGCGTACCAGTTCGGCGAGGCCAACACTTAGTTCTTCCAGTTGATAATACGAGCCATTCAAGCGATCAGCCAGCTCTTTGGCTAGGCCGCGATAGAAATTTGGCAATTCAGTATCAATCACCACGGTCGGAATTTGTTGGCTGGCGATAAACTCGGCCAGTTGGTAGGCTTCTTGTTGTGGTGGCTGGCCCGTCATCGAGACATTGGCATGACCATCAGTCAACAACACCATCAAGGGTAAAATTTCGCGATCACGCAATTTGGCTCGCGCTAATAATTCAAAACCAGCCATCATGCCGCGACTCAGCGGGGTTTTGCCACCAGTTGGCATCGTGCGCAGGCGTTGCTGAGCCATTTCGACGCTGTTGGTGAGTGGCAAGAGCACCGTCGCCCGATCACGGGCAAAGCTCACCAAGCCAACCAAATCGCGCCGTTGATAGGCATCGCGCAATAGCGAGAGCACCGCCGCTTTGGTCGCTTGCATCCGCGTTTCGGCGGCCATCGACCAGCTGGCATCAACCACAAAACAAACAGCATTACGCGTGCGACGAACGCGCACTTTTTCGCGTAAATCGCTGCGATGTAACACCACAGCCCGTTTGATATGTGGCTGGCGGCGTTGGCGTTGAAAGGGTGCGGCCACCCGTAGCGTCGCATCAAATGCCACATCGGTTAATTCGCCGCGTGGCACGCGACTGGTGATATAGCGGCCTTGCTTGCGCTCAGTTCGAGTGCGGGTGCGGCGACCACCAGCCTTGCGCCGCATTGAATCGGCTTGGGTCTCCAAACGCTTGGGGCGATATTCTTGGGCAATATTAAATACTTTGCCATCGCCTTTTTCTGCTTGGCTACTGGTTTGGGGTGGCGAGCCTTTCGGTGCCCCAGTCGGTGGTTCTTCATCGCCCGCTTCTTCGCTATCGCTGGACGCTTCCTCCGACGGGGCTAAGCTTTTTTTAGCTCGTCACGCCCCGCTGTCTCTTCGTTGCCGCGTTGGCGCTCTTGAGCCGCCTTATTCAGCACATCGCTGAGTTGCTGCTCATCGAGCCGCACTTCGGCAAACGGTTGGCGACGCATCCGATGAGGCAAGGCCAATTGGGCAGCGACCCGAATATCTTCGAGCGAAATCGCGGTGCGACCCTCTAAGGCGGCATGAGTTCGCGCTGTTTCGAGAATCGCTAAGTCGGCACGATGACCATCAACGCCCAATTCAAGCGAGAGCATTGCCACCGCTGCCATATCTTGCTCAGAAATTTGTACCTGGGGCAAGAGTTTTTTGGCCGCCGCAATTTCTTTAGTCAAATGATGTTCGTTGCTGCTCCAGCGTTGCACAAATTGCTCAGGATCAGCATCGTATTCCATGCGCCGTTGAATCACATCAACCCGTTCGCGCACATTTTTCAAGCCACCAATTTCAACCACCAAGCCAAAGCGATCAAGCAATTGAGGCCGCAGTTCGCCTTCTTCGGGGTTCATGGTGCCAACCAAAATAAAGCGAGCTGGGTGCGAAATCGAAATGCCTTCGCGTTCGACCGTGTTGATGCCCATTGCCGCAGCATCGAGCAAAATATCAACCAAGTGATCATCCAAAAGATTCACTTCATCGACATACAGCAAGCCACGATTAACTTGAGCCAACAAACCAGGCTCGAAACGGCGTTGACCTTCGACCAAGGCATGTTCGAGGTCAAGCGAGCCAACCAAACGATCTTCCGAGGCACTGACAGGTAATTCGACCAAGCGGGTTGTCCGTTGTTGTAACGGCAAATCTTCGCCAGCTTGCAAACGACCACGACATGAACCACACATACGATCAAGCTGATCTGGCGGGCAGCTATAAGGGCAATCGGCTACTACCGTGATTAATGGTAGCAAATGTGCTAAAGCCCGTACAGCCGTCGATTTGGCAGTGCCTTTTTCGCCACGAATGAGCACACCGCCGATTCGAGGATTGACCGCATTAAGCACCAGTGCTTGTTTCAAGCGAGGCTGACCAACAAGCGCACTAAATGGGTAGGTTGGTCGAATATATGGTTGCATAGTCGTCTTTCGTTACCACAAGCGGTTACACAAAAATAAGCCCGCATCACAGGGCTGCCAATTGGAGGATTCCAAATAGTGAGGGAATGTGTTTACGCTTTTGAGGCAGAGGATGAATCCCGTCAATGTTCACGATCCCAACGCATGTCCCTACTGTCTGGCCCTTCCAGACACCGCACGCGCCATTATCGCATACACCAGAGCCTGAGTCAACTAGCTCAAGGCCGTTTTTAGGGCCAATTTGGCGCTTTTTTTAACCAATTTTGGCCCCAAGCGTTTATTCAATCAGCGCACAAAGTGCTGTCGCAAATAATTTAAGACCTGTTGATCGATGTGGGTTGCGCTGACCAAGCGTTCTTCGAGGTTTTCAACCCCACCATAGGCCTGCAACGCGGCATGGGTCGCAGCATCATACGTGCCCGAAAGCTCACCTTGATAATAGCCCACCTGTTGCAAAATCGTCTGAATTTCTAGGGCAATCGCCTGATCAATTGGCAGCAAATCTTCGGGCTTGGGTGGTGTAAGATAAAACCGATGCAATTGCAGCAAACGTTGGAGTTCGGGCACTGGATTTTGATGATCGTCAACCCGCAGATCGATATAGCGATCGAGCACGCCGCCATAGGCTCCGCCCTGCCGCGCCACATACAGTGCCGCCGATTGTCGTCCCCGCTGATCGCCGCCCGCTAAATCGCCAGCCAGCAAGGCCGCTAGCAAACGCTCAGCCAACTCGCCTTGGGTTTGTTCGAAGGTCGTTGCCATGGCTTCAACCACATCGGCTCCAGTTAAAATGTTGCCTTGGGCTGCATAACTAGCGCCAGTGCGACCACCCGCCCAGCTATGGCAAGCGTTGCCCGTCCAGGTTGCGGCGTTACCTTGGGCATCGACCACCCCAACTTGGCGTTGCTCACGACCCGCATCAGCAGCCAATAATTGATCAAGCGTGGCTTGAGCTGAGGTTCCTTGAGCCAACAACGCCAAGCCATCGGGACCAAAACTAATATTGGCATACGATTGGGTGGCAATCGCGCCCGCCCCCGCCTGCGCCCACGAAACCACCGAGCCAACCGCCAAAAATTTAGAAGCGACCGCCACACCCAAATCACCATTCGTCGGGTCGTAGCCCACAATCGAAAATGTCATGCTAGCCTTCCTCAAAACGATCAATAGCGCAACCAGCCAATCGCGATTAAAATGATGCAGCTATTCTACCAAAAGCAGGTGGGCTACCGCTGTACTATTTTAAGGATGCGATGAATATGAATGCATGGTTGTTGCCAGTACCCTTTGATACCGAACGCGACGATTGGGGCGCAACATTATTGGCTGAATGGGGAGCCAGCGTGGTTACGCCAGGCCAACAAGCCTTGGTGATTGGCGCAG encodes the following:
- a CDS encoding S1 RNA-binding domain-containing protein, with product MTDEAQNVSATNGGEEQEEGVLQKLADKAREVVAEVKEELAEVKEEIGEALAEAREKASEVLAEVKERVGLGGDDEATEEAGATFEPSGDEDGTTPRRLADLHAGMELDGKVTSTALYGVFVDIGVGRDGLVHISEMSDQRIESPTDVVQIGDIVKVRVKSVDPDARRISLTMRSPRSEGRRRAPKRPEVNNDKLGELKPGDLVDGTVNGIAPFGVFVDIGVGKDGLVHISELSENRVEKAEDAVTVGQSYTFRVLEVDTGAQRISLSLRRAKEDFQERPKAPRRREVNLDVIAPGTVLDGKVSGIAPFGAFVDLGVGRDGLVHISELSEGRVGKVDDVVKVGDPVKVRVLEVDPDSKRISLTMRVEEAPTTPISTSGSSRLDRDWTNPASREERPREERRAVGGGNPGGNAGGGRRNERRERPAREPEIYSVGGTEEEDFGGNATLDDLLSKFGSGHDDRRSARRRYEKPEQEEEDGFENRESRARRDAIRRTLRDSQED
- a CDS encoding VWA domain-containing protein, with translation MRRKAGGRRTRTRTERKQGRYITSRVPRGELTDVAFDATLRVAAPFQRQRRQPHIKRAVVLHRSDLREKVRVRRTRNAVCFVVDASWSMAAETRMQATKAAVLSLLRDAYQRRDLVGLVSFARDRATVLLPLTNSVEMAQQRLRTMPTGGKTPLSRGMMAGFELLARAKLRDREILPLMVLLTDGHANVSMTGQPPQQEAYQLAEFIASQQIPTVVIDTELPNFYRGLAKELADRLNGSYYQLEELSVGLAELVRSHQELSRINI
- a CDS encoding ATP-binding protein; this encodes MQPYIRPTYPFSALVGQPRLKQALVLNAVNPRIGGVLIRGEKGTAKSTAVRALAHLLPLITVVADCPYSCPPDQLDRMCGSCRGRLQAGEDLPLQQRTTRLVELPVSASEDRLVGSLDLEHALVEGQRRFEPGLLAQVNRGLLYVDEVNLLDDHLVDILLDAAAMGINTVEREGISISHPARFILVGTMNPEEGELRPQLLDRFGLVVEIGGLKNVRERVDVIQRRMEYDADPEQFVQRWSSNEHHLTKEIAAAKKLLPQVQISEQDMAAVAMLSLELGVDGHRADLAILETARTHAALEGRTAISLEDIRVAAQLALPHRMRRQPFAEVRLDEQQLSDVLNKAAQERQRGNEETAGRDELKKA
- a CDS encoding DUF1028 domain-containing protein, with the protein product MTFSIVGYDPTNGDLGVAVASKFLAVGSVVSWAQAGAGAIATQSYANISFGPDGLALLAQGTSAQATLDQLLAADAGREQRQVGVVDAQGNAATWTGNACHSWAGGRTGASYAAQGNILTGADVVEAMATTFEQTQGELAERLLAALLAGDLAGGDQRGRQSAALYVARQGGAYGGVLDRYIDLRVDDHQNPVPELQRLLQLHRFYLTPPKPEDLLPIDQAIALEIQTILQQVGYYQGELSGTYDAATHAALQAYGGVENLEERLVSATHIDQQVLNYLRQHFVR